The Parvularcula marina DNA segment TCCTTGCTGTCCCCGCCGATCAGCACCGCCGCATAACGCTGGTCTTCATCGAGCCCCAGATCCTCGATCAGCATACCAGCTTCCGTCCGTAGACGGTTTTCCTCAAGCCGGTTCGGGGACCCCAGGATCGGGAAGACATTATCGCCCTTCAACTCATCATGTTCGGGCGGGATGACGAGATCAAATCCGCCGAGCCGCGCGCGCGGATCCTGCGTCTGCACGACCATGGGCACATGACGCTTCATCTCGATCGAGAGCGGCACGACGCGGCGCCCGCATCCGATCCAGAGATCGGGCCAGGGCGGGTCCAGCGAATCAGAATCAGCCGACAGCCGCGACAGAGATGGTCCCATCAGCATACGCGGCAGTCGGTCAAAGGGCGCGCGAATCGCGATGCGTTTGCGCTCGATATAGGCAGGGGTCAGGCGCGCCACGGCCTCGGCAAGGCCCATCACCTGGTTCTCCATGCCGGCCCGGCCGTCCGAAACGGCCCAGATCAGAAGTGGTGTCTCTCCCATGGCAAGGTCTCTAGCCTTGGCAGGTTACCAAGGGCTATCTTCTTTCACTCATGACCGAGATTCTGTTTTACCATATTGAGCGCGGGTCGCCTTCCGACGTCCTGCCGGGGCTGCTGGAACGCACGCTGTCACGCGGCTGGACGGCGGTCGTCCGCTGCCGGGATGAGGGCGAGTTGCGGGCGCTCGACGATCATCTCTGGACCTATCACGACGAAAGCTTTCTGCCGCATGGTGCGGGCGCAGCCGATGAGCGCGTGCCTGTCTGGCTGACGACCGGGGATGAATTGCCAAAGGGCCGCGATGTCC contains these protein-coding regions:
- a CDS encoding mitochondrial fission ELM1 family protein, coding for MGETPLLIWAVSDGRAGMENQVMGLAEAVARLTPAYIERKRIAIRAPFDRLPRMLMGPSLSRLSADSDSLDPPWPDLWIGCGRRVVPLSIEMKRHVPMVVQTQDPRARLGGFDLVIPPEHDELKGDNVFPILGSPNRLEENRLRTEAGMLIEDLGLDEDQRYAAVLIGGDSKDYQMTGPVTTLMLEALAAAEDEGYRLLITPSRRTPEFVKHHLREALPDAWIWDGEPVGRVVNPYFGMLGVAERFYVTGESANMLTDAAFTGKPIHMLPLEGGAPKWQRFHQALEDRNILKPHCGPDDQWTYEPLRETDRAAAEILRRMGR
- a CDS encoding DNA polymerase III subunit chi; amino-acid sequence: MTEILFYHIERGSPSDVLPGLLERTLSRGWTAVVRCRDEGELRALDDHLWTYHDESFLPHGAGAADERVPVWLTTGDELPKGRDVLFALSAETFRPEGLNGLTRAVLMFGASDAPAAREAWKAVKGAGAEATYWKQDEDGRWVKAG